One window of the Ureibacillus sp. FSL W7-1570 genome contains the following:
- a CDS encoding cation diffusion facilitator family transporter, with protein sequence MGHGHHHAHHDHTHGANKKTLTIAFFIIAAYMVVEAIGGIVTNSLALLSDAGHMLSDAISLGVGVLAFKFGEKVADYSRTYGYRRFEILAAVFNGVTLMIISIFIFIEAIERFVRPTEISSHGMLGIAIVGLAVNMLVAWILMRGGDTHDNLNMRAAFLHVIGDMLGSAAAILAAIFIMLFDWKWMDPLASIIVALIIIKGGYRVTKDSIHVLMEGTPSNVNIDEIISLFNNTPGIIGIHDLHVWCITSGQNALSCHAVVEDSLSLKDIQKILKNIEHELLHLGIAHMTVQIEDGEHVHDDSVLCKNNGHSHHHHHHHH encoded by the coding sequence ATGGGACATGGACATCATCATGCACATCACGATCATACACATGGTGCCAATAAGAAAACATTAACCATCGCATTTTTTATCATCGCCGCCTACATGGTTGTGGAAGCAATCGGCGGTATAGTGACAAACAGCCTTGCATTGCTTTCCGATGCCGGACATATGTTGAGCGATGCCATTTCATTGGGTGTCGGTGTCCTTGCTTTCAAGTTTGGAGAGAAGGTGGCGGATTACAGCAGGACTTACGGGTACCGGCGTTTTGAAATATTGGCCGCCGTTTTTAACGGGGTCACATTGATGATCATTTCCATTTTCATTTTTATTGAAGCCATTGAACGCTTTGTTCGCCCCACGGAAATTTCATCCCATGGCATGTTAGGGATTGCAATTGTCGGATTGGCAGTCAATATGCTTGTGGCATGGATATTGATGCGCGGCGGAGATACGCACGATAATTTAAATATGCGGGCGGCTTTTCTCCATGTGATCGGTGACATGTTGGGCTCTGCTGCCGCAATTCTGGCCGCGATATTCATAATGCTTTTTGATTGGAAATGGATGGACCCGCTGGCAAGTATCATCGTGGCGCTTATCATCATCAAGGGCGGCTACCGGGTGACGAAAGATTCCATTCATGTATTGATGGAAGGCACGCCAAGCAACGTCAACATCGATGAAATCATATCATTATTTAATAATACGCCAGGCATTATCGGGATTCACGATTTGCATGTATGGTGTATTACCAGCGGTCAAAATGCGTTATCGTGCCATGCGGTAGTGGAAGACAGTTTATCATTAAAAGACATACAAAAAATATTAAAAAATATCGAACACGAACTGTTGCATTTGGGGATTGCCCATATGACAGTGCAAATTGAGGACGGGGAACATGTGCATGATGATTCCGTCTTATGCAAGAATAACGGCCATTCCCATCATCACCACCATCACCATCACTAA
- a CDS encoding metalloregulator ArsR/SmtB family transcription factor has protein sequence MENDKELHDNDEELFDLDEETLFLVSQTFKALSDPTRIRILYLLSKKECSVSEIAKKLNLSQPNVSHQLRFLKNLRLVKYRREGTTLYYSTDDDHIMHMLYQTIEHSQHN, from the coding sequence GTGGAAAACGATAAAGAACTTCATGATAACGATGAAGAACTATTTGATTTGGATGAAGAGACATTGTTTTTAGTATCCCAAACCTTTAAAGCGTTGAGCGATCCAACCCGAATCCGGATCTTATACTTGCTTTCCAAAAAAGAGTGTTCAGTGAGTGAGATTGCAAAAAAATTAAATTTAAGCCAACCGAACGTTTCCCATCAATTGCGTTTTTTAAAAAACTTGCGCCTTGTCAAATATCGGAGGGAAGGAACGACGCTGTATTATTCCACCGATGATGACCACATTATGCATATGTTGTACCAAACGATCGAGCATTCGCAGCATAATTAA
- a CDS encoding glycoside hydrolase family 18 protein, whose product MQIHVVRPGETIWGIAQSYNVNAQTIIQTNQIEAPDELVVGQAIVIPIVGSFYWVQPGDTLFTIAQRFGVNYITLAQVNGLNPNQPLLPGLRLYIPPRQKTDAEVNIYIEPTGDAVSQVLLNSAREVGRHLTYLATFSYQARRDGSLVPMPIQGIPEVARNSGASLMLVVTNLENGQFSGELGRDILQSSAVQDVLLDNIIEEAKRIGGVSDIHFDFEFLPPDQREAYNNFLRKAADRLHAEGLLISSALAPKLSREQAGQWYEAHDYRAHGEIVDFVVLMTYEWGYSGGPPMPVSPITEVEKVLNYALTEIPQEKIMMGQNLYGYDWTLPYVEGGKYARAISPQQAIAIARDHHAEIQYDYVAQAPYFYYIDDEGNRHEVWFEDARSIQAKFDLLKRLNLRGISYWKLSFAFPQNWLLIQDNFNVTKR is encoded by the coding sequence ATACAAATACATGTCGTTCGGCCGGGAGAAACGATTTGGGGAATCGCGCAAAGCTACAATGTAAATGCTCAAACAATCATACAAACCAATCAAATCGAAGCCCCCGATGAATTAGTGGTAGGGCAAGCCATTGTCATTCCGATTGTAGGAAGCTTTTACTGGGTTCAGCCTGGGGATACCCTCTTTACCATCGCCCAACGTTTTGGGGTGAACTATATCACCCTTGCGCAAGTGAACGGTCTCAATCCCAATCAACCATTGCTTCCAGGATTAAGATTATACATTCCTCCGCGGCAGAAAACGGATGCCGAAGTGAATATTTACATTGAACCGACCGGAGATGCAGTCAGCCAAGTACTGTTGAACAGCGCCAGGGAGGTGGGAAGACACCTCACTTACTTGGCGACATTCAGTTATCAGGCAAGAAGAGATGGCAGCCTTGTGCCGATGCCGATTCAGGGAATCCCGGAGGTGGCCCGCAATAGTGGAGCTTCCTTGATGCTTGTTGTGACGAATTTGGAAAATGGCCAGTTTAGCGGGGAACTGGGCAGGGATATACTGCAAAGTTCAGCCGTGCAAGATGTTCTTCTCGATAACATCATTGAAGAAGCAAAACGCATTGGAGGCGTATCGGATATTCATTTTGACTTTGAGTTTTTGCCGCCGGATCAGAGAGAAGCCTACAATAATTTTTTAAGGAAAGCGGCGGATCGTCTACATGCGGAAGGATTGCTGATTTCCAGTGCGTTAGCGCCGAAATTGTCCCGGGAGCAAGCGGGGCAATGGTACGAAGCCCATGATTACAGAGCCCACGGGGAAATTGTTGATTTTGTTGTATTAATGACTTATGAATGGGGGTACTCAGGGGGACCGCCAATGCCGGTGTCGCCCATTACGGAAGTGGAGAAAGTATTGAATTATGCTTTGACGGAAATTCCTCAGGAAAAGATTATGATGGGGCAAAATTTATATGGCTATGATTGGACTCTTCCCTATGTGGAAGGGGGAAAATACGCGAGAGCCATCAGTCCCCAGCAAGCCATTGCCATCGCCCGCGATCATCATGCGGAAATCCAATATGATTACGTTGCCCAAGCGCCATATTTCTATTATATCGATGATGAAGGAAACCGGCATGAAGTGTGGTTTGAAGATGCCAGATCCATTCAGGCTAAGTTCGATTTGCTGAAACGATTGAATTTGCGCGGAATCAGTTATTGGAAGTTAAGTTTTGCGTTTCCGCAAAATTGGTTGTTGATCCAGGACAACTTTAACGTGACAAAAAGGTGA
- a CDS encoding EAL-associated domain-containing protein, with the protein MEALDILDSLNEMTVFYEPIFSADSHSIVAYEVSGKLTVDDKTIDIIDFTYDSTMPEDLRKEVELYLIDKALSETKDALKEYYLYLPCNPNLFMTDIGDAYFQTIKKNVDESLLSKIYLVIPAHKYEGEAEDLHHPIRYMKTYGVKIALDEIGKDSNLDQILMLEPAVLFINISQLNYDAWGSQNPVFTTIQNLAIKMGAALMFHDIKTDYQLHHAWKHGARYFKGEYLQKPSTQLNPKDALKERFRNDCKQFIATERKQLELKYEEMKKLKRNISTIVEQSKIQSNDVESLLALAKKLNQYAFRFYICNEEGFQISPNIVRKNGEWVVEEEALGKNWSWRPYFLLNIIKLKDDAKGELSNIYSDIKTGELTRTFSMKLDDDEYLFVDISHDYLYEHNLLI; encoded by the coding sequence ATGGAAGCATTAGATATTTTAGATAGTTTAAACGAAATGACCGTGTTTTATGAGCCAATTTTTAGTGCGGATTCGCATTCGATTGTCGCTTATGAAGTTTCCGGAAAACTTACAGTAGACGACAAAACGATCGATATTATCGATTTTACATACGATTCTACGATGCCTGAAGATTTGCGGAAAGAAGTGGAGCTTTATTTAATTGATAAAGCTTTGTCGGAAACGAAGGACGCACTAAAAGAATATTATCTTTACCTTCCTTGCAACCCAAATCTGTTTATGACGGATATAGGTGACGCCTATTTCCAAACTATCAAGAAAAATGTTGATGAATCGCTATTATCAAAAATCTACCTGGTGATTCCGGCGCATAAGTATGAAGGGGAAGCCGAGGATTTGCATCATCCAATCCGGTATATGAAAACATATGGAGTCAAAATTGCTTTGGACGAAATCGGAAAAGACAGCAATCTGGATCAAATTTTAATGTTGGAGCCCGCCGTCTTATTCATTAATATCAGCCAATTGAATTATGATGCATGGGGTTCCCAAAATCCCGTTTTTACGACTATTCAAAATTTGGCGATCAAAATGGGCGCCGCTTTAATGTTTCATGATATTAAAACGGACTATCAATTGCATCATGCTTGGAAACATGGTGCCCGTTATTTCAAGGGAGAATATTTACAGAAACCTTCTACACAGTTGAATCCGAAAGATGCATTAAAAGAGCGGTTCCGCAATGATTGCAAACAGTTTATCGCAACGGAAAGAAAGCAGCTGGAATTGAAATATGAAGAAATGAAAAAATTGAAACGAAACATTTCGACCATCGTGGAACAATCAAAAATACAAAGCAATGATGTGGAGTCACTCTTGGCGTTGGCAAAAAAATTGAATCAATATGCTTTTCGATTTTATATTTGCAATGAAGAAGGTTTTCAAATTTCACCAAATATCGTGCGCAAAAATGGTGAATGGGTAGTGGAAGAAGAGGCGCTCGGAAAAAACTGGAGTTGGCGACCATATTTTCTATTGAATATCATTAAATTAAAAGATGATGCGAAAGGTGAATTGTCAAATATCTATAGCGATATTAAGACAGGGGAATTGACGCGCACGTTTTCAATGAAACTGGATGACGATGAATATTTATTTGTCGACATTTCGCACGATTATTTATATGAACATAACCTATTGATATGA
- the groL gene encoding chaperonin GroEL (60 kDa chaperone family; promotes refolding of misfolded polypeptides especially under stressful conditions; forms two stacked rings of heptamers to form a barrel-shaped 14mer; ends can be capped by GroES; misfolded proteins enter the barrel where they are refolded when GroES binds), whose protein sequence is MAKDIKFAEEARALMLKGVDKLANAVKVTLGPKGRNVVLEKKFGSPLITNDGVTIAKEIELENPYENMGAKLVAEVASKTNEVAGDGTTTATVLAQAMIREGLKNVTSGANPVGIRKGIDRAVAAAIEELKNISRPVQNKEEIAQVASISAADEEVGKFISEAMDRVGTDGVITIEESKGFATELDVVEGMQFDRGYVSHYMVTDTDKMEAVLENPFILITDKKISSIQDILPLLEQVVQQSKPLLIIAEDVEGEALATLVLNKLRGTFQVVAVKAPGFGDRRKAMLEDIAILTGGQVITSDLGLDLKTADLSHLGRAGKVVVNKDNTTIVEGAGDQAAIESRVNQIRAQIEETTSEFDKEKLQERLAKLAGGVAVIKVGAATETELKERKLRIEDALNATRAAVEEGIVAGGGTALVNVYKAVEKVLDETEGDVATGVKIVLRALEEPVRQIAENAGLEGSIIVDRLKREEVGIGFNAATGEWVNMIEAGIVDPAKVTRSALQNAASVAALFLTTEAVVADIPEPPAQNPGMPDMGGMM, encoded by the coding sequence ATGGCAAAAGACATTAAGTTTGCAGAAGAAGCTCGCGCGTTAATGTTAAAAGGTGTTGATAAATTAGCGAACGCGGTGAAAGTGACATTGGGTCCAAAAGGTCGCAACGTTGTTCTTGAAAAGAAATTCGGTTCACCTTTAATCACAAATGACGGTGTAACAATCGCAAAAGAAATCGAACTTGAAAACCCATATGAAAACATGGGGGCAAAATTGGTTGCTGAAGTTGCTTCCAAAACAAACGAAGTGGCAGGGGACGGTACAACAACTGCAACTGTTTTGGCACAAGCGATGATCCGTGAAGGTTTGAAAAACGTAACAAGCGGTGCAAACCCTGTTGGAATCCGCAAAGGGATTGACAGAGCGGTTGCTGCTGCTATCGAAGAATTGAAAAATATTTCCCGTCCAGTTCAAAACAAAGAAGAAATCGCTCAAGTCGCTTCCATCTCTGCAGCTGATGAAGAAGTGGGTAAATTCATCTCTGAAGCGATGGACCGTGTTGGTACTGACGGTGTTATCACAATCGAAGAATCAAAAGGTTTCGCTACTGAATTGGATGTAGTGGAAGGTATGCAATTCGACCGCGGTTACGTATCCCACTACATGGTAACTGATACAGACAAAATGGAAGCAGTTCTTGAAAATCCTTTCATCTTAATTACAGATAAAAAAATCTCCAGCATCCAAGACATCCTTCCATTATTGGAACAAGTTGTTCAACAAAGCAAACCATTATTAATCATCGCTGAAGATGTTGAAGGTGAAGCTTTGGCAACATTAGTATTGAACAAATTGCGCGGAACATTCCAAGTTGTGGCTGTAAAAGCTCCTGGATTCGGTGATCGCCGCAAAGCGATGCTTGAAGATATCGCTATCTTGACAGGTGGACAAGTGATCACTTCAGACCTTGGTTTAGACTTGAAAACAGCTGACCTTTCTCATCTAGGACGCGCTGGCAAAGTGGTTGTAAACAAAGACAACACTACAATCGTTGAAGGCGCTGGAGACCAAGCTGCGATCGAATCACGCGTAAATCAAATCCGTGCGCAAATCGAAGAAACAACTTCAGAATTCGATAAAGAAAAATTACAAGAACGCTTAGCGAAATTAGCTGGCGGTGTGGCAGTAATCAAAGTGGGTGCTGCTACTGAAACAGAATTGAAAGAACGCAAACTTCGCATTGAAGACGCATTAAACGCTACACGTGCAGCGGTGGAAGAAGGTATCGTTGCAGGTGGTGGTACTGCATTAGTAAATGTTTACAAAGCAGTAGAAAAAGTATTGGATGAAACAGAAGGCGATGTAGCAACTGGTGTGAAAATCGTGCTTCGCGCCCTTGAAGAACCAGTTCGTCAAATCGCAGAAAATGCCGGCTTAGAAGGTTCAATCATCGTAGACCGCTTAAAACGCGAAGAAGTGGGAATCGGCTTCAATGCTGCTACAGGTGAATGGGTGAACATGATCGAAGCTGGTATTGTTGACCCAGCAAAAGTAACTCGTTCCGCATTACAAAATGCTGCATCTGTTGCTGCATTGTTCTTAACAACTGAAGCGGTGGTGGCTGACATTCCTGAACCACCAGCACAAAATCCAGGTATGCCAGATATGGGCGGCATGATGTAA
- the groES gene encoding co-chaperone GroES: protein MLRPLGDRVIIELVEVEEKTASGLVLPDSAKEKPQEGKVVAVGPGRVLDNGTRVEPEVKEGDVIIFSKYAGTEVKYEGKEYLILRESDILAVL, encoded by the coding sequence TTGCTAAGACCATTAGGAGATCGCGTGATTATCGAATTAGTTGAGGTAGAAGAAAAAACTGCTTCCGGACTTGTACTTCCAGATTCCGCGAAAGAAAAACCACAAGAAGGTAAAGTGGTGGCAGTAGGTCCTGGCCGTGTATTGGACAATGGAACTCGCGTTGAACCTGAAGTAAAAGAAGGAGACGTTATCATCTTCTCCAAATATGCGGGAACAGAAGTGAAATACGAAGGCAAAGAATATTTAATTTTAAGAGAAAGCGACATCTTAGCTGTTTTATAA
- a CDS encoding type II CAAX endopeptidase family protein, with protein sequence MASSKNLQTQKTAFYVLITYIAFQLSSFLLWIPPLKNFFLSFIDLEGSSANIALAGWWSSITAGIAFIISILLISRNKNFWNCLKGEKKPLPVAIVWGIVGFFMIYLGQVIGVQIESSLGINPGSENTEAIIKVTKIAPVMIFASVFFGPVLEELVFRRVIFGSIMQAQNNFWVAAFVSAIFFAIIHLDFSHIILYTITGFILSYLYYKTKRLITPIIAHMLLNGFVTYLQLNIDKIQQFFNH encoded by the coding sequence TTGGCCAGTTCAAAAAATTTGCAAACTCAAAAAACAGCATTTTATGTATTAATCACTTACATCGCTTTTCAACTTTCTTCCTTTTTACTTTGGATACCTCCCCTAAAAAACTTCTTTTTAAGTTTCATTGATTTGGAAGGAAGTTCAGCGAATATTGCCTTGGCCGGATGGTGGTCTTCCATCACGGCGGGGATTGCATTCATCATCTCCATTCTTCTTATTTCAAGGAATAAAAACTTTTGGAATTGCTTAAAGGGAGAAAAAAAGCCGTTGCCCGTGGCCATTGTTTGGGGAATTGTCGGGTTTTTCATGATTTATCTTGGCCAAGTGATCGGCGTACAAATTGAATCATCATTAGGCATCAATCCCGGCTCCGAAAACACGGAAGCCATTATCAAAGTGACAAAAATCGCACCGGTGATGATTTTTGCTTCCGTATTTTTTGGGCCTGTCCTGGAAGAACTTGTGTTTCGCCGGGTAATTTTCGGTTCCATCATGCAAGCACAAAACAACTTTTGGGTGGCCGCATTTGTCAGTGCCATCTTCTTTGCCATCATCCATTTGGATTTCAGTCACATTATCCTTTATACAATTACCGGCTTTATCCTATCTTACTTGTATTATAAGACAAAGCGTTTAATTACTCCGATTATTGCCCATATGCTGTTGAATGGTTTCGTTACTTACTTGCAATTGAACATTGATAAAATCCAACAATTTTTCAATCATTGA
- the tatC gene encoding twin-arginine translocase subunit TatC gives MDPKELPVIEHIEELRKRLIICAVFFVIALFAGFYLAEPIIKYIQYDAEPFIEHFKQNNEQLDQSNELTLNAFKVTDPLTVYLEVTFFVALILTSPVILYQLWAFVAPGLYEAERKATLKYIPYAFILFLAGVLFGYFILFPNVMNFMMNLSERLGIQQVIGINEYFSFLFKLVIPFGLLFQLPVITLFLSRLGVLNPKWMVKFRKYSYFVLFVIAVLIAPPDLVSYIILSIPLFILYEFSIVIAKIGYRKFEKSEEQRLKEEKEAEQKQQVEAALAEQRRQIEQMKEQN, from the coding sequence ATGGATCCAAAAGAACTTCCGGTTATAGAACATATAGAGGAATTAAGAAAGCGCTTAATCATATGTGCGGTTTTTTTCGTTATTGCATTATTTGCTGGATTCTACTTGGCGGAGCCGATTATCAAATACATTCAGTATGATGCAGAGCCATTTATCGAACACTTTAAGCAGAATAATGAACAGTTGGATCAATCAAATGAACTCACGTTAAATGCTTTTAAAGTGACCGATCCGCTCACCGTTTATTTGGAAGTGACATTTTTTGTTGCATTGATTTTGACATCGCCGGTGATTTTATATCAACTTTGGGCGTTTGTTGCACCGGGATTGTATGAAGCGGAACGGAAGGCGACATTAAAATATATCCCTTACGCTTTCATCCTGTTTTTGGCGGGCGTATTGTTCGGTTATTTTATCCTTTTTCCGAATGTCATGAATTTCATGATGAATTTGTCCGAGCGGTTAGGAATTCAACAAGTGATTGGGATAAACGAATACTTTTCCTTTCTCTTCAAATTGGTGATTCCTTTTGGGCTTTTGTTTCAACTCCCGGTCATCACCCTGTTTTTATCACGGCTCGGTGTATTGAATCCGAAGTGGATGGTCAAATTCAGAAAGTATTCTTATTTCGTGCTCTTTGTGATTGCCGTACTGATTGCGCCGCCTGATTTGGTTTCGTATATCATCCTGTCGATTCCGTTGTTCATTCTATATGAATTCAGCATTGTGATTGCAAAAATCGGATACAGGAAATTTGAAAAATCGGAAGAACAGCGGTTGAAGGAAGAAAAGGAAGCGGAACAGAAACAACAGGTGGAAGCGGCACTGGCGGAACAACGCCGCCAAATCGAACAAATGAAAGAACAAAATTAA
- a CDS encoding twin-arginine translocase TatA/TatE family subunit produces the protein MVVHLSAISPAALVVIGIVALIIFGPKKLPEFGRAMGTTLREFKKGTQGLLDDNESTEKKNIIEIDQQQKSIETVETKEREQNK, from the coding sequence ATGGTTGTGCACTTAAGTGCAATTTCACCAGCAGCTCTTGTCGTTATAGGGATTGTGGCTTTAATCATTTTTGGACCGAAAAAATTGCCTGAATTTGGACGAGCAATGGGAACGACATTGCGCGAGTTCAAAAAAGGTACGCAAGGGTTATTAGATGATAACGAAAGTACAGAAAAAAAGAATATTATTGAAATAGATCAGCAGCAAAAATCCATTGAAACGGTTGAAACGAAAGAAAGAGAACAGAATAAGTAA
- a CDS encoding redox-sensing transcriptional repressor Rex, whose protein sequence is MKKDIKIPQATTKRLPLYYRFLQNFANAGKQRVSSQELSEAMKIDSATIRRDFSYFGALGKKGYGYDVAYLLEFFRQILDQDEGANVALIGVGNLGNALLKYNFQKNHNTRIVVAFDTKAPMEGHEVNGIPVYHPDRLEEMYQKYNAELAILTVSSRSAQAIADRLAAINAKGILNFTPVRLNVPDTMKVMNIDLAVELEALIYLIRNSD, encoded by the coding sequence GTGAAAAAAGATATAAAAATTCCACAAGCGACAACAAAAAGACTTCCTCTTTATTATCGCTTCTTGCAAAATTTCGCAAATGCCGGAAAACAGAGAGTTTCATCTCAAGAATTAAGCGAGGCAATGAAAATTGATTCCGCAACAATTCGAAGAGATTTTTCTTATTTCGGAGCTTTAGGAAAAAAAGGATACGGATATGATGTTGCATACTTGCTGGAATTTTTCCGGCAAATTCTCGACCAGGATGAGGGGGCAAACGTTGCCCTTATTGGTGTGGGAAATTTAGGAAATGCTCTATTAAAATATAACTTCCAGAAAAATCATAATACAAGAATCGTCGTTGCTTTTGATACGAAGGCGCCGATGGAGGGGCATGAAGTCAATGGGATCCCGGTTTATCATCCGGATCGATTAGAGGAAATGTATCAAAAATATAATGCGGAGCTTGCCATCTTGACGGTTTCTTCGCGTTCAGCCCAAGCCATTGCGGATCGCCTGGCAGCCATCAATGCAAAAGGGATATTGAATTTTACACCGGTCCGGCTGAACGTTCCGGATACGATGAAAGTGATGAATATCGATTTGGCTGTGGAATTGGAGGCTTTAATCTATTTAATTCGCAATAGTGATTGA
- a CDS encoding ABC-F family ATP-binding cassette domain-containing protein, which produces MIILQVNQLSKSFLSDEILRDVKLEIQHRDRVALVGRNGAGKSTLLKIIAGQMSYDSGEIIIPKDITIGYLEQHTGLESKRTIWEEMMTVFEPLKKQEMRLRELEQQMADPSVYENPTNYSRIMAEYDQLQHAFKDAGGYQYEADTRSVLHGMKFYPDMYDQPVSSLSGGQRTRLALAKLLLSKPDLLILDEPTNHLDIETLSWLENYLKSYSGAILMVSHDRYFLDQIVNIVYEVSRGRVTKYVGNYSDYLDQKAKQYERDLKMYEHQQDEKAKLEEFIQKNIARASTSKLAKSRRKMLERMQWMDAPAGDERSAKFGFDIERQSGNDVLSVDDLAIGYDEHHIVSRNINLRIFRQDRVAIVGPNGVGKSTFLKTIVKDLPALSGNIRYGTNVKIGYYDQDQAKLHSNKTVLNELWDEWPLLPEKEIRTVLGQFLFSGDDVLKPVNALSGGEKARLALAKLMMQKANFLVLDEPTNHLDLDSKEVLENALMDYPGTILFVSHDRYFINKIATKVVELSSTGTFEYLGDYDYYVEKKQELMELAEMNAAKQAEKQETKTDHSSMANAKEIRKRERQIQRKLEEIEKDMSQIENKINDIELELCKPEIFSDYEKALELQNELDSLKQTHSELELEWLELHEELENLK; this is translated from the coding sequence TTGATCATACTTCAAGTGAATCAACTGTCGAAATCTTTCCTATCTGATGAAATATTAAGGGATGTCAAACTGGAAATTCAACATCGGGACCGCGTTGCTTTGGTTGGACGTAACGGGGCCGGGAAATCCACCCTGTTAAAAATCATCGCCGGTCAAATGTCATACGATTCCGGGGAAATCATCATTCCTAAAGATATAACAATCGGTTATTTGGAGCAACATACAGGCCTCGAATCGAAGCGGACCATTTGGGAAGAAATGATGACGGTCTTTGAACCGTTGAAAAAGCAGGAAATGCGGTTGCGTGAATTGGAGCAGCAAATGGCGGATCCATCCGTCTATGAAAATCCGACGAATTACTCCCGAATCATGGCGGAATATGACCAACTGCAGCATGCCTTCAAAGATGCGGGCGGTTACCAATATGAAGCGGATACCCGTTCCGTCCTCCATGGAATGAAATTTTATCCTGACATGTATGACCAACCCGTTTCTTCCTTATCCGGTGGTCAACGCACCCGTCTTGCCCTTGCAAAACTGCTGCTCAGCAAACCGGATTTATTAATTTTGGACGAGCCTACCAACCATTTGGATATTGAAACATTAAGCTGGCTTGAAAATTATTTAAAATCCTATTCCGGTGCCATTTTAATGGTTTCCCACGACCGCTATTTTTTGGATCAGATCGTCAATATCGTGTATGAAGTATCAAGAGGCCGCGTCACAAAATATGTTGGAAATTACAGCGATTATTTGGATCAAAAAGCGAAGCAATATGAACGCGACTTAAAAATGTATGAACATCAGCAGGATGAGAAAGCCAAGCTGGAAGAGTTCATTCAAAAGAACATCGCCCGCGCATCTACCTCCAAACTGGCGAAAAGCCGGAGAAAAATGCTGGAACGCATGCAATGGATGGATGCCCCGGCAGGCGATGAAAGATCCGCAAAATTCGGTTTCGACATTGAACGGCAAAGCGGAAACGATGTGTTATCCGTTGATGACCTGGCCATCGGTTATGATGAACATCATATCGTTTCAAGAAACATCAATTTGCGTATCTTCCGGCAGGATCGGGTGGCCATCGTCGGTCCAAATGGTGTCGGCAAGTCCACCTTTTTAAAAACCATTGTGAAAGATTTGCCGGCACTTTCCGGAAACATCCGATACGGAACGAATGTCAAAATCGGCTATTATGATCAAGATCAGGCAAAACTTCACAGTAATAAAACGGTGCTGAATGAACTGTGGGATGAATGGCCGTTACTGCCCGAGAAGGAAATCCGCACCGTATTGGGGCAATTTTTATTCAGCGGCGATGATGTGTTAAAACCTGTCAACGCACTGTCCGGTGGAGAAAAAGCCCGGCTTGCCCTTGCAAAGCTGATGATGCAAAAAGCGAACTTCCTTGTCTTGGACGAACCGACAAACCATCTCGATTTAGACAGCAAGGAAGTGCTTGAAAATGCATTGATGGATTATCCGGGAACCATTCTCTTCGTTTCCCATGACCGCTATTTCATCAATAAGATCGCCACTAAAGTCGTCGAACTATCTTCAACGGGAACGTTCGAATATTTAGGGGATTACGACTACTATGTTGAGAAAAAACAAGAATTGATGGAATTGGCAGAAATGAATGCGGCAAAACAGGCAGAAAAACAAGAAACCAAAACGGACCATTCATCAATGGCAAATGCGAAAGAAATCAGAAAAAGGGAAAGACAAATACAAAGAAAATTGGAAGAAATCGAAAAAGACATGTCCCAAATTGAAAATAAAATCAATGACATCGAACTTGAGCTCTGCAAACCTGAAATTTTCAGCGATTACGAAAAAGCATTGGAGCTGCAAAACGAGTTGGACTCATTAAAACAAACCCACAGTGAGCTGGAACTCGAATGGCTTGAACTGCATGAAGAATTGGAAAATCTGAAATAA